The following proteins are encoded in a genomic region of Deltaproteobacteria bacterium:
- a CDS encoding PAS domain S-box protein, translating into MSAGKNNARQESWIDEHHLLAAVVHDSNDAITVQDFQGNIKFWNLGAKQIYGYTKTEALKMNVRQMTPKNGRNDVFALLKRLEKGEKVRSFEAQRLTKDGRLIDVWINVTKLTDDAGNLAAVATTERDITERKRLERELLEVREEEQKLISQEIHDSMGQILTGIAVKSKGLELKLKNRSLHESADAAEICKLASEAVAQTRHLARMLYPVDVEAGGLVSALQGLASSTKDLLKISCRFKCNNVVPIRDPVTARHLFRIAQEAVTNAARHGKAKKISIELTSARDKTTLKVENDGKDFPRILSKKKGIGLRIMKYRAKLMDGMLDVGRGREGGTIVTCTFPNMD; encoded by the coding sequence ATGTCTGCCGGAAAAAACAATGCCAGACAGGAGTCGTGGATAGACGAGCACCACTTATTGGCTGCCGTCGTACATGATTCCAACGATGCCATAACGGTACAGGATTTTCAAGGCAATATCAAGTTCTGGAACCTCGGGGCAAAACAGATATACGGTTACACGAAAACCGAAGCTCTCAAGATGAATGTCCGCCAAATGACTCCCAAGAATGGACGGAACGATGTTTTTGCATTGTTGAAAAGGCTAGAAAAAGGAGAAAAAGTCCGGTCTTTTGAAGCGCAGCGTCTAACGAAAGACGGCCGGCTTATAGATGTCTGGATCAACGTCACGAAACTGACCGATGACGCAGGCAACCTGGCCGCCGTTGCGACAACGGAGCGCGATATTACGGAACGCAAGCGGCTGGAAAGAGAGTTATTAGAAGTAAGGGAAGAAGAACAAAAGCTGATCAGCCAAGAGATACACGACAGTATGGGCCAAATACTTACGGGCATTGCCGTTAAGAGCAAGGGCTTGGAGCTGAAGCTTAAGAACAGGTCGTTGCATGAGTCAGCCGATGCGGCAGAGATATGCAAGTTGGCCAGTGAGGCTGTAGCGCAAACGCGCCACCTTGCGAGAATGCTTTACCCGGTCGATGTCGAAGCCGGTGGCCTTGTGTCGGCCTTGCAGGGCCTGGCTTCCAGTACGAAGGATCTCTTGAAAATCTCATGTCGATTCAAGTGCAATAATGTGGTTCCGATTCGAGATCCTGTGACAGCACGGCACCTTTTCCGCATTGCTCAGGAAGCCGTCACCAACGCAGCCAGACATGGCAAAGCAAAGAAGATCAGTATCGAATTGACCTCGGCCAGGGATAAAACTACCCTGAAAGTGGAAAATGATGGAAAGGATTTCCCAAGAATTCTTTCTAAGAAAAAGGGAATTGGCTTGAGAATAATGAAATACCGCGCAAAGCTGATGGATGGCATGCTCGATGTTGGCAGAGGGCGCGAAGGCGGCACGATCGTTACGTGTACGTTTCCAAATATGGATTAG
- a CDS encoding response regulator transcription factor, with translation MTRKQRQSTTFEDKKKIFIVDDHPIVRDGLTTIINHEKDFEVCGQADEAREAFKAISELKPDVVITDISLKNSDGIELTKNLNARYPTLPVIVLSIHDELTYAERALRAGAQAYIMKEVASENIVTAIRTVLGGEIYVSNKMGKKFLHKLAGSKVDTNSTPIDSLSDRELEIFRLIGQGYKPSKIAQSMHLSVKTVETYRARIKEKLNLADADELLRYAIQWVNSTSKT, from the coding sequence ATGACGCGGAAACAGCGGCAAAGTACAACCTTCGAGGACAAGAAAAAGATTTTTATCGTTGATGATCATCCTATCGTGCGTGACGGCCTCACAACGATCATTAATCACGAGAAGGATTTCGAGGTGTGCGGTCAAGCCGATGAAGCGCGGGAGGCCTTCAAGGCGATATCTGAGCTCAAGCCGGATGTGGTTATTACAGATATAAGCCTGAAAAACTCAGACGGTATTGAATTAACCAAAAATCTTAACGCGCGATATCCAACCTTGCCGGTGATTGTGCTTTCCATTCATGACGAATTAACATATGCCGAACGAGCCCTTCGCGCAGGTGCCCAGGCCTATATAATGAAGGAGGTCGCCTCCGAGAACATTGTAACCGCGATTCGTACGGTTCTCGGCGGTGAGATATATGTCAGCAATAAAATGGGAAAGAAATTTCTGCATAAACTGGCTGGAAGCAAGGTAGATACGAATAGCACTCCGATAGATAGTCTTAGCGACCGGGAGCTTGAGATTTTTCGCTTGATTGGCCAGGGTTACAAACCCTCCAAGATAGCTCAGTCTATGCATCTCAGCGTAAAGACCGTCGAGACGTATCGCGCACGCATTAAGGAAAAACTGAACCTCGCCGACGCGGATGAACTGCTCCGGTATGCCATTCAATGGGTAAACAGCACATCGAAAACATAA
- a CDS encoding DUF378 domain-containing protein, protein MLELNTRLWVALVLLTVGGLNWGLIGLFKFNLVATIFGEMSLFARLIYVAVAVSAVIVLVPALIESKK, encoded by the coding sequence ATGTTGGAATTAAATACACGTCTATGGGTAGCTCTGGTATTGCTTACTGTCGGAGGTCTGAATTGGGGGCTTATTGGTCTGTTTAAGTTTAACCTTGTCGCAACGATATTCGGTGAAATGTCACTTTTTGCTCGTCTCATTTATGTCGCGGTTGCTGTTTCAGCGGTTATTGTTTTGGTTCCCGCACTTATTGAAAGTAAGAAGTAA